One genomic window of Streptomyces sp. WP-1 includes the following:
- a CDS encoding response regulator — protein MITAPARPYDVLLVEDDEADALLIEDALLARGARNLVKVHDGVAGLAYLRDPSRSRPDLIVLDLNMPRMNGRELLAVIKEDRDLRTIPVVVLTTSSAPDDVAGAYQQYANAYVTKPVNLDDFERAVQSIDAFYLETVTRLSR, from the coding sequence ATGATCACCGCCCCCGCCCGTCCCTATGACGTGCTCCTCGTCGAGGACGACGAAGCCGACGCTCTTCTCATCGAGGACGCGCTGCTGGCCCGCGGCGCCCGCAATCTCGTCAAGGTCCACGACGGCGTGGCCGGCCTCGCCTATCTCCGGGACCCCTCCCGCTCTCGTCCCGACCTGATCGTCCTGGACCTCAACATGCCACGCATGAACGGCCGCGAGCTGCTCGCCGTCATCAAGGAGGACCGGGACCTGCGCACCATCCCGGTCGTCGTCCTGACCACCTCGTCGGCCCCGGACGACGTCGCCGGTGCCTACCAGCAGTACGCCAACGCCTACGTCACCAAGCCCGTCAACCTCGACGACTTCGAACGCGCCGTCCAGAGCATCGACGCCTTCTACCTGGAGACCGTCACCCGCCTCTCGCGCTGA